A region of Fibrobacter sp. UWT2 DNA encodes the following proteins:
- a CDS encoding class I tRNA ligase family protein, translating to MAPLLSPCGVFPIIHWEDGEISTVDDAELPVQLPDLQDYKPGDGGQSPLANATEWLNVVDANGRKGVRETNTMPQWAGSCWYYLRYIDACNGDAFLAKELEKYWMPVDLYVGGAEHAVLHLLYSRFWHKVLFDLGLVSTDEPFQKLFNQGMILAFAYEDAAGSKVPTDEVEEKNGKFFKKGTDIELKQIVAKMSKSLKNVVNPDDVVRDYGADSLRLYEMFMGPLDAVKPWQTKGIEGMNRFLARAWRSVIGDEDVAPVFVDEAAPEDIQKIMHQTIIKVTSDLDNMSFNTAISQLMIFNNEMMKMDKRYREPCETFVKLLHPFAPHIAEEMWSILGHEGSLTNVAWPEADASKAVENTVEVVFQVNGKLRAKANVDKSLDKAALEALAMANERVQEFTAGKTVVKVIAVPGKLVNIVVK from the coding sequence GTGGCCCCGCTGCTCTCGCCTTGCGGAGTTTTCCCCATCATCCACTGGGAAGATGGCGAAATCTCTACCGTCGACGATGCAGAACTCCCCGTGCAGCTGCCGGACCTGCAGGACTACAAGCCGGGTGACGGCGGTCAGTCTCCGCTGGCCAACGCAACCGAATGGCTTAACGTTGTTGACGCCAACGGCCGCAAGGGTGTCCGCGAAACCAACACCATGCCTCAGTGGGCTGGTTCCTGCTGGTACTACCTCCGCTATATTGACGCCTGCAACGGCGACGCATTCCTGGCCAAGGAACTTGAAAAGTACTGGATGCCCGTCGACCTTTATGTGGGCGGTGCAGAACACGCTGTGCTCCACTTGCTGTACAGCCGTTTCTGGCACAAGGTCCTCTTCGACCTGGGCCTCGTCTCTACCGACGAACCCTTCCAGAAGCTCTTCAACCAGGGCATGATTCTTGCCTTCGCTTACGAAGACGCCGCCGGTTCCAAGGTTCCCACCGACGAAGTGGAAGAAAAGAACGGCAAGTTCTTCAAGAAGGGTACCGACATCGAACTGAAGCAGATCGTTGCCAAGATGAGTAAGTCCCTGAAGAACGTTGTGAACCCGGACGACGTGGTTCGCGACTACGGCGCAGACAGCCTTCGTTTGTACGAAATGTTCATGGGTCCTCTGGATGCCGTGAAGCCTTGGCAGACCAAGGGCATCGAAGGCATGAACCGCTTCCTTGCTCGTGCATGGCGCTCTGTAATCGGTGACGAAGATGTTGCTCCTGTATTTGTTGACGAAGCAGCTCCTGAAGATATTCAGAAGATTATGCACCAGACAATTATCAAGGTTACAAGCGATCTTGATAACATGAGCTTTAACACTGCAATTAGCCAGCTGATGATCTTCAACAACGAAATGATGAAGATGGATAAGCGCTATCGCGAACCATGCGAAACATTCGTAAAGCTCTTGCATCCGTTTGCACCGCACATTGCTGAAGAAATGTGGAGCATCCTCGGTCACGAAGGTTCCTTGACAAATGTTGCATGGCCTGAAGCCGACGCAAGCAAGGCTGTGGAAAACACCGTCGAAGTCGTATTCCAGGTGAACGGCAAGCTCCGCGCCAAGGCAAATGTCGATAAGAGTCTGGACAAGGCTGCTTTGGAAGCTCTCGCCATGGCTAACGAACGCGTTCAGGAGTTTACTGCTGGCAAGACCGTCGTGAAGGTCATCGCCGTGCCGGGTAAGCTCGTGAATATTGTGGTTAAGTAA
- a CDS encoding fibrobacter succinogenes major paralogous domain-containing protein, giving the protein MKRFIVSFGLAILFAACSGDNVCSVDKPIASDSSSSVAPVSSSNDVVKSSSSNDVVESSSSNDVVESSSSADALPDTVLVDERDGQTYRIVKIGDQTWMAENLNYETESSFCYNDSTEYCETYGRLYTWAAAVGKSEKECGSSLCGLPRRNVQGVCPDGWHLPSHEEMDDFVYTVGKFPLVTAIIKSRTGWDDGSNGTDDYGFSALPAGFRNIVGGYAGKNSTYFWMAEEDRQETAYKMGVIDGDPTATWGSDNKKLAFSVRCIKDKELTLKDWSWDVPKDVRLNPDVAYDSVKDSRDGNVYKTVKIGDKVWMAQNLNYADSVKTPSLKGASWCIDNDTANCNVAGRLYYWEAAVQGACLDGWHLPTKEEWSALIDTLGGAVSAGKRLKSITGWDKNGNGVDDFGFSALPAGKASSAPFYGLSFRDDGVGTLFWSSTEGDDVGAYGVSLWNYSDVADLDYFFKDLGSSVRCVKDSE; this is encoded by the coding sequence ATGAAAAGATTTATAGTTTCGTTTGGTCTTGCGATTCTTTTTGCGGCCTGTAGTGGAGATAACGTGTGTTCCGTTGACAAGCCTATAGCAAGTGATTCTTCGTCAAGCGTTGCGCCGGTGTCCAGTAGCAACGATGTGGTTAAATCAAGCAGTAGCAACGATGTGGTTGAATCAAGCAGTAGCAACGATGTGGTTGAATCGAGTAGCAGTGCCGATGCTTTGCCAGATACGGTATTGGTGGACGAACGGGATGGTCAAACTTACAGAATCGTTAAAATCGGCGACCAGACCTGGATGGCAGAAAACCTGAATTACGAAACGGAAAGTAGTTTCTGCTATAACGATTCGACGGAGTACTGCGAAACGTACGGTCGCCTCTACACTTGGGCGGCGGCGGTCGGTAAATCAGAAAAGGAATGCGGCAGCAGTTTATGTGGCCTGCCCAGAAGAAACGTGCAGGGGGTATGCCCTGACGGCTGGCATCTGCCATCGCACGAAGAAATGGATGACTTTGTCTACACTGTGGGAAAATTTCCACTTGTAACCGCTATAATCAAGTCGCGGACCGGATGGGACGATGGGTCGAACGGTACGGACGATTATGGCTTTTCCGCACTGCCTGCGGGTTTTCGCAATATTGTAGGGGGATATGCCGGCAAAAACAGTACCTACTTCTGGATGGCTGAAGAGGACCGTCAAGAAACGGCTTATAAGATGGGCGTGATTGATGGCGATCCAACGGCTACTTGGGGAAGTGATAACAAGAAACTCGCGTTCTCTGTACGTTGCATCAAGGACAAGGAACTGACTTTGAAGGATTGGAGCTGGGATGTGCCGAAGGATGTCCGTCTGAATCCGGATGTTGCATACGACAGCGTTAAGGATTCTCGCGATGGCAATGTTTACAAGACTGTAAAAATAGGTGACAAGGTCTGGATGGCCCAAAATCTGAATTATGCCGACAGCGTGAAAACCCCTAGCTTGAAAGGCGCAAGTTGGTGCATTGACAATGATACTGCCAACTGTAATGTGGCTGGACGCCTCTACTATTGGGAGGCCGCCGTGCAGGGCGCTTGCCTTGACGGTTGGCATTTGCCGACAAAAGAGGAGTGGAGCGCATTGATTGATACCCTTGGGGGCGCTGTGTCGGCGGGTAAACGCCTCAAGTCCATCACCGGCTGGGATAAAAACGGCAACGGCGTTGACGATTTCGGCTTCTCAGCTTTACCGGCAGGGAAGGCTTCTTCTGCGCCTTTTTATGGATTGTCATTCAGAGATGATGGCGTGGGGACTCTTTTCTGGAGTTCTACAGAAGGCGATGACGTCGGCGCATACGGTGTATCGTTGTGGAATTATTCTGATGTGGCTGATTTGGATTACTTCTTCAAAGATCTCGGGTCATCAGTCCGTTGCGTGAAAGATTCTGAATAA
- a CDS encoding glycosyl hydrolase family 8 → MKLSKILPLCIAGAFSSSFAVLDLPNAQPKVDESYWKAALDSTWQGLVRRNIDPYSAGKGLIHRPKSETPGDAVSEAVGYGMLVALYANDQEHFNSIWEAANETMWSTCYYNWQMGPDGKIAGGGAATDAEEDVALSLIFADKLVSAGVWKPYTSTKFNYGYADHAKTILDCMWSTKQVTSSGILAPGAGWGGESFVNPGYFSPAWYKIFAKFDSNGDRWNKVVEKTYEILSKSPGYSMGMIPDWMQPDGGWAGSLGYNAYFNSRAFFKDAIRILWRVAIDAVWFDESRAKDFLKNSLAFINSKGGAAASNFYQIENAGELLPADDIWTDFNDSENENTWRYRREHSHLTIGMWATAALAVGESADRIAFSEELGKFYEGGDYFGNAVDPTGGIEDTLHNEMYFDQFLAWFGASMLSGTFMNVIDAIDNPKAATPGDSSSLMKKTSIGDLARSNSREGIRYAYSGSSIIFSVQESASWTIYDMNGHKVASAYGREFLWNNGNKGVYTVIAKSANARYTRKVVLN, encoded by the coding sequence ATGAAGTTATCAAAAATTTTGCCCCTTTGCATTGCTGGAGCATTCAGTAGTTCCTTCGCAGTGCTAGACCTCCCCAACGCACAACCTAAAGTTGACGAATCCTATTGGAAGGCCGCTCTTGACAGCACTTGGCAGGGACTTGTGCGCCGGAATATCGATCCCTATTCCGCTGGCAAGGGACTCATTCACCGCCCCAAAAGCGAAACGCCGGGCGACGCCGTGAGCGAAGCCGTCGGATACGGTATGCTAGTTGCCTTGTACGCAAACGACCAAGAGCATTTCAACAGCATTTGGGAAGCCGCCAACGAAACAATGTGGAGCACTTGCTACTACAATTGGCAAATGGGACCTGACGGAAAAATCGCCGGCGGGGGTGCAGCCACTGACGCCGAAGAAGACGTAGCGCTCTCCTTGATTTTTGCAGACAAACTCGTCTCTGCCGGTGTATGGAAACCGTACACTTCGACCAAATTTAATTATGGCTACGCCGATCACGCCAAAACAATTCTCGATTGCATGTGGAGTACCAAACAGGTTACTAGCAGCGGAATTTTGGCTCCGGGCGCAGGCTGGGGTGGAGAAAGTTTTGTAAATCCCGGATATTTCTCACCGGCATGGTATAAGATTTTCGCCAAATTCGACAGCAATGGCGATCGCTGGAATAAAGTGGTTGAGAAGACTTATGAGATTCTGTCGAAAAGCCCCGGCTACAGCATGGGTATGATTCCCGACTGGATGCAGCCCGATGGCGGTTGGGCAGGAAGCCTCGGATACAACGCTTACTTTAACAGCCGCGCATTCTTCAAAGATGCTATCCGTATCTTATGGCGAGTCGCTATTGACGCCGTATGGTTCGATGAATCGCGCGCCAAAGACTTCCTCAAGAATTCGCTCGCATTCATCAACAGCAAGGGTGGTGCTGCAGCCTCGAATTTCTACCAGATTGAAAATGCCGGTGAACTTTTGCCCGCCGATGACATTTGGACTGATTTTAACGACAGCGAAAACGAAAACACTTGGCGTTACCGCCGCGAGCATAGCCACTTGACCATAGGCATGTGGGCAACCGCAGCGCTTGCCGTCGGTGAATCCGCAGACCGTATCGCCTTCAGCGAAGAACTCGGCAAATTCTACGAAGGCGGCGATTACTTTGGAAACGCCGTCGATCCTACCGGCGGAATCGAAGACACGCTCCACAACGAAATGTATTTCGATCAGTTCCTCGCCTGGTTCGGCGCATCGATGCTAAGCGGAACATTCATGAACGTCATCGACGCCATCGATAATCCCAAGGCAGCTACGCCGGGAGATTCGTCAAGCCTCATGAAGAAAACGTCTATCGGCGATCTCGCCCGTTCCAACTCCCGCGAAGGCATTCGCTACGCCTATAGCGGCAGCTCCATTATTTTCTCGGTCCAGGAATCAGCATCATGGACAATCTACGACATGAACGGACACAAGGTCGCAAGCGCCTATGGCCGTGAATTCTTGTGGAACAACGGCAACAAAGGTGTATACACCGTCATCGCCAAAAGCGCAAACGCAAGATACACAAGAAAAGTTGTCTTGAACTAA
- a CDS encoding FISUMP domain-containing protein — protein sequence MTKNIFAILLASSLFLFGCGDDSSSDPQDDSSKDSELSSSSGNSDKDDKNSSESKADSSSTSDSLNTEPAALFEKALFTVIYDHSKWNEANVLEIDTSMSPTGREFMQKSTCDSCAFEFKNLKLKTPYALLKIDYKKYAATPVWSFVDLSRTDTAYLNVLTTLEYKRILKLIKDGVAADSAEKQAQSEILKEIFNDIPKLKISNQIPNDEKDSVATMILQVIQSTSLQYNSDAPSVFAENGKLDDSLMIYMADHLANGYMYEYSSDIPTPRPERPITTGIYGRIYGFGECSSKNIDTIRVIKDSTSKYYKHPFICSEKFGWYSPGTTFEDTYTWEPGHDGELRVGSVNEDRMYAYDSVQGKWISPSMLESVPCITSNLGKVLKESDNSYSATYYSPYRICEDLGYQLFWNTANKEQYYSQGIECDSAYTRRPSLMDSTVQVLCYEGRYTVIMPTGPEEPHEETLLDKEAKLISCGEDEESFHQGQIDTTIYYLCYKGEISVAAEFDMIMGHPCKAEHKGYYSYQNSIYSCNGFAWHFASDSLVTGTVEDERDGTVYGTIGIGDQIWLSENMNLAIDSSWCPEDSLKYCENFGRLYRWDVILGENAQVDNICPTGFRVPTNEELEKLEKFGKTWFKNKMDTQIFKTKNFTPGEDLLGFSLYLAGGRSLKGSYNGWRSSTNLCSQDYSDADSSAYVYRLSGENSGNFVLTRQKAYLSCSVRCIKE from the coding sequence ATGACCAAGAACATTTTTGCAATCCTTTTGGCAAGCAGCCTTTTCTTGTTCGGTTGCGGCGACGATTCCTCTAGCGATCCGCAAGACGATTCCTCTAAAGATTCCGAACTCAGCAGCAGTAGCGGCAACAGCGATAAAGATGACAAGAACAGCTCCGAATCCAAGGCCGATTCATCGAGCACATCAGATTCGCTGAACACTGAACCGGCAGCGCTGTTCGAAAAAGCCCTGTTTACGGTTATCTACGATCACTCAAAATGGAACGAGGCGAACGTCCTTGAAATTGACACCTCCATGAGTCCTACGGGTCGCGAATTCATGCAGAAATCGACCTGCGATTCCTGCGCATTCGAATTCAAGAACCTGAAACTTAAAACGCCTTACGCCCTTTTAAAAATCGACTACAAAAAGTATGCAGCGACGCCCGTATGGAGCTTCGTAGATTTGAGTCGCACCGACACGGCATACTTGAACGTGCTCACCACTCTCGAATATAAAAGAATCCTCAAGCTTATAAAAGACGGCGTGGCCGCAGATTCCGCCGAAAAGCAGGCGCAAAGCGAAATCTTGAAAGAAATATTCAACGATATTCCCAAGTTGAAAATTTCTAATCAGATTCCCAACGATGAAAAAGATTCCGTAGCAACGATGATCCTGCAAGTCATACAGTCTACCTCCTTGCAGTATAATAGTGACGCACCCAGCGTCTTTGCAGAAAACGGCAAACTGGACGACTCCTTAATGATTTATATGGCAGACCATCTTGCCAACGGTTACATGTACGAATATTCAAGTGACATTCCCACCCCCAGGCCCGAAAGACCTATTACTACCGGTATTTACGGGCGTATCTACGGATTTGGCGAATGTTCAAGCAAGAATATCGACACTATCAGAGTAATCAAGGATTCCACCAGCAAGTATTACAAGCACCCATTCATTTGTTCCGAAAAGTTCGGCTGGTACAGTCCCGGCACAACTTTCGAGGACACCTACACTTGGGAACCGGGCCACGATGGTGAATTACGAGTAGGCAGCGTAAACGAAGATCGTATGTACGCCTACGACTCCGTTCAGGGCAAATGGATTTCTCCCAGCATGCTAGAGAGCGTCCCCTGCATCACCTCAAACTTGGGAAAAGTCCTCAAAGAATCCGATAATTCCTATAGTGCTACTTATTACTCACCCTATAGAATATGCGAAGATTTAGGCTACCAGTTATTTTGGAATACGGCAAATAAAGAACAATATTACTCGCAAGGAATCGAATGCGACTCCGCCTACACAAGGCGCCCGAGCCTCATGGATTCTACCGTACAGGTTCTTTGCTACGAAGGCAGATACACCGTAATCATGCCGACTGGTCCTGAGGAACCGCATGAAGAAACCTTGCTAGATAAAGAAGCAAAACTAATTTCCTGTGGCGAGGACGAAGAATCGTTCCATCAAGGCCAAATCGACACGACCATCTATTACCTGTGCTACAAGGGCGAAATCAGCGTTGCAGCCGAATTCGACATGATCATGGGCCACCCCTGTAAAGCTGAACACAAAGGCTATTACTCCTACCAGAATTCCATTTACAGCTGTAACGGATTTGCCTGGCATTTCGCCAGTGACTCCTTGGTAACTGGCACCGTCGAAGACGAACGCGACGGAACCGTATACGGAACCATCGGCATTGGCGACCAGATTTGGCTTTCGGAAAATATGAACTTGGCAATTGACTCTAGCTGGTGTCCCGAAGACAGCCTCAAGTATTGTGAAAACTTCGGACGTCTGTACCGCTGGGATGTAATCCTCGGCGAAAACGCGCAGGTAGATAACATTTGCCCCACAGGTTTCCGCGTTCCCACCAACGAGGAACTTGAAAAGCTCGAAAAATTCGGAAAGACCTGGTTCAAGAACAAGATGGACACCCAGATTTTCAAGACCAAGAATTTCACGCCCGGCGAAGACCTGCTCGGATTCTCGCTTTATCTTGCTGGGGGCCGCAGTCTTAAGGGCAGCTATAACGGATGGCGTTCTAGCACCAACTTGTGCAGCCAAGACTATTCTGACGCAGACTCATCCGCTTACGTCTACAGGCTTAGCGGAGAGAACAGCGGAAACTTTGTCCTCACCAGGCAAAAAGCATATCTGAGCTGCAGTGTAAGGTGCATTAAAGAATAA
- the pgi gene encoding glucose-6-phosphate isomerase: MSKLTDSQEWKALEAHAEVAKTWHMKELFAKDPARAEKFSAEACGLFLDYSKNIITDETMAKLQDLLKSAGFEDMRRKYFAGEKINTTEKRAVLHTALRYKGNDPICVDGKDVMPEVRAVLKHMEEFTKLVRTGKWKGHTGKSIKYVVNIGIGGSDLGPVMVTEALKPYADKPAAGEYSPEVYFVSNIDGTHMAETLKKVNIEETLFIVASKTFTTLETMTNAETAKAAVLKAFNGDEKSIAKHFVALSTNTEAVSAFGIDTANMFEFWNWVGGRYSLWSAIGLSIALRIGFDNYMKLHQGAYEMDQHFKTAPVDKNLPVILALIGVWYNNFFGASSYAMLPYDQYLHRLAAYFQQADMESNGKTVDRDSKRVNYQTGPILWGEPGTNGQHAFYQLIHQGTKMIPCDFIAPANSHNKVGDHHQKLLSNFFAQPEALMNGKTLAQAQEELRKDGKSEEEIAFLAPHKVFEGNKPTNSIMMDYVSPETLGALIAMYEHKIFTQGVIWNINSYDQWGVELGKQLAKKILPELAKADAELNHDSSTNGLIKWYKAHQK, translated from the coding sequence ATGTCGAAACTGACTGATTCTCAGGAATGGAAGGCCCTCGAGGCCCACGCCGAAGTTGCCAAGACCTGGCACATGAAGGAACTCTTCGCAAAGGACCCGGCTCGTGCCGAAAAGTTCAGCGCCGAAGCCTGCGGCCTCTTCCTGGACTACTCCAAGAACATCATCACGGACGAAACCATGGCCAAGCTCCAGGACCTCCTGAAGTCTGCCGGTTTCGAAGACATGCGCCGCAAGTACTTTGCCGGCGAAAAGATTAACACCACCGAAAAGCGCGCCGTGCTCCACACCGCTCTCCGCTACAAGGGTAACGATCCGATCTGCGTCGACGGCAAGGACGTGATGCCCGAAGTTCGCGCCGTGCTCAAGCACATGGAAGAATTCACGAAGCTCGTGCGTACCGGCAAGTGGAAGGGCCACACCGGCAAGTCCATCAAGTATGTGGTGAACATCGGTATCGGCGGTTCCGACCTCGGCCCCGTGATGGTGACCGAAGCCTTGAAGCCGTATGCCGACAAGCCGGCTGCTGGCGAATACTCTCCGGAAGTCTACTTCGTTTCTAACATCGACGGCACCCACATGGCCGAAACGCTCAAGAAGGTGAACATCGAAGAAACGCTCTTCATCGTTGCTTCCAAGACCTTCACCACTCTTGAAACCATGACGAACGCCGAAACCGCCAAGGCTGCCGTTCTCAAGGCCTTCAACGGCGACGAAAAGTCCATCGCTAAGCACTTCGTGGCACTTTCCACCAACACCGAAGCCGTGTCCGCCTTCGGTATCGACACCGCCAACATGTTCGAATTCTGGAACTGGGTGGGTGGCCGCTACTCCCTGTGGTCTGCCATCGGTCTTTCGATCGCTCTCCGCATCGGTTTCGACAACTACATGAAACTCCACCAGGGCGCCTACGAAATGGATCAGCATTTCAAGACCGCTCCGGTCGACAAGAACCTCCCCGTTATCCTCGCCCTCATCGGCGTGTGGTACAACAACTTCTTCGGCGCTTCCAGCTACGCCATGCTCCCGTACGACCAGTACCTGCATCGCCTCGCTGCCTACTTCCAGCAGGCCGACATGGAATCCAACGGCAAGACCGTTGACCGCGACTCCAAGCGCGTGAACTACCAGACGGGTCCGATCCTCTGGGGCGAACCGGGTACGAACGGCCAGCACGCCTTCTACCAGCTGATCCACCAGGGCACCAAGATGATTCCGTGCGACTTCATCGCCCCGGCCAACAGCCACAACAAGGTCGGCGACCATCACCAGAAGCTCCTCTCCAACTTCTTTGCACAGCCTGAAGCCTTGATGAACGGCAAGACCCTCGCCCAGGCCCAGGAAGAACTCCGCAAGGACGGCAAGAGCGAAGAAGAAATCGCATTCCTCGCTCCGCACAAGGTATTCGAAGGCAACAAGCCGACCAACTCCATCATGATGGACTACGTTTCTCCGGAAACGCTCGGCGCCCTCATTGCCATGTACGAACACAAGATCTTCACGCAGGGCGTGATTTGGAACATCAACAGCTACGACCAGTGGGGCGTTGAACTCGGCAAGCAGCTCGCCAAGAAGATCCTTCCGGAACTTGCCAAGGCTGACGCTGAACTGAACCACGACAGCTCCACCAACGGTCTCATCAAGTGGTACAAGGCTCATCAGAAGTAA
- a CDS encoding HD domain-containing protein, translating into MDTSILDKAIVFAVKAHQGAERKGKGFPYIVHPMEAVSIAATMTNDQELLAAAALHDTVEDTAVTLKDVEREFGKRIAELVEAESDIEFEGKSRQESWRLRKEEAIERLSSATNEVKIVAIADKLSNIRAIYRDYQAIGDKVWDLFCVKDKASHEWHFRGLARALSSLKGTFAYDEFAETIEKVFKK; encoded by the coding sequence ATGGATACTTCAATTCTCGACAAAGCGATTGTTTTTGCGGTCAAGGCACACCAGGGAGCGGAACGCAAGGGGAAGGGCTTCCCGTATATCGTCCACCCGATGGAAGCCGTCTCGATTGCTGCTACCATGACAAACGACCAGGAGCTTCTGGCCGCCGCTGCATTGCATGATACCGTAGAAGATACGGCGGTTACCCTCAAGGACGTGGAACGGGAATTCGGCAAGCGCATTGCGGAACTTGTGGAGGCGGAATCGGATATTGAATTTGAAGGCAAGAGCCGTCAGGAAAGTTGGCGCCTTCGCAAAGAAGAAGCCATTGAACGTTTGTCTTCGGCGACTAACGAAGTCAAAATCGTAGCGATTGCAGATAAATTAAGTAATATCCGCGCCATCTACCGCGATTACCAGGCGATTGGCGACAAGGTATGGGACTTGTTCTGCGTCAAGGACAAGGCTTCGCACGAATGGCATTTCCGCGGGCTCGCACGTGCGCTCTCAAGCCTCAAGGGAACATTCGCATACGACGAATTTGCAGAAACAATCGAAAAAGTATTCAAGAAATAA
- a CDS encoding GTP pyrophosphokinase family protein gives MDAEKKEYNLPPKESLILEEYREQRIVFEKLLRVVKRTLRESIEENKIYINAIEGRVKAEDSLAGKLERKTGKYNSLADLTDILGVRVITFYSDEVDKVAALVSRLFEIDWDNSIDKRKMHEIHSFGYNSLHYICRLPKEKYFDPEFPQMNEIRFEVQMRTALQHVWSVLDHDTGYKSGFEVPKEYLRNLNRLAGMLELVDEQFCLIRSGINDYRRHVQSLVSSGSFDEVELNGDSFGNYLELRPFDSLNKRIASINQAEIHETSLSRFLAVFVSFGFTTLGDIDRMIKGNMEDAYQLAAFQLAGTDLDIINSSLGVIALCSVYVLKQGGSVLELTRFLETLNGESAGNRHRAEGLFRVAQNLPFMKK, from the coding sequence ATGGACGCGGAGAAGAAGGAATACAATTTACCGCCTAAAGAATCGCTGATTCTGGAAGAGTACCGCGAGCAGCGAATTGTATTTGAAAAGCTGTTGAGAGTTGTCAAGCGAACCCTTCGCGAAAGTATTGAAGAAAATAAAATCTACATCAATGCAATCGAAGGCCGCGTCAAGGCAGAAGACAGCCTTGCGGGCAAACTTGAACGTAAGACGGGCAAGTACAATTCGCTTGCGGATTTGACCGATATTTTGGGAGTCCGCGTTATTACCTTCTATAGCGATGAAGTCGATAAAGTTGCCGCTCTCGTGAGTCGCCTTTTTGAAATTGACTGGGACAATAGTATCGATAAACGTAAGATGCATGAAATTCACAGTTTCGGCTACAATTCTCTGCATTATATTTGTCGCTTGCCTAAAGAAAAGTATTTTGATCCTGAGTTTCCGCAAATGAACGAGATTCGTTTTGAGGTGCAGATGCGCACGGCCTTACAGCATGTGTGGTCGGTGCTGGATCACGATACGGGTTACAAGTCGGGTTTTGAAGTCCCCAAGGAATACTTGCGCAATTTGAACCGCCTCGCGGGAATGTTGGAACTGGTCGATGAGCAGTTCTGCCTAATTCGTTCGGGTATCAATGATTACCGTCGTCATGTGCAGTCCCTGGTGAGTTCGGGCAGTTTTGACGAAGTGGAACTGAATGGCGATTCCTTTGGCAACTATTTGGAACTTCGTCCTTTCGATTCGCTGAACAAGCGTATCGCCTCTATTAACCAGGCCGAAATCCACGAGACGTCGCTTTCGCGGTTCTTGGCGGTGTTCGTGTCGTTTGGATTTACGACTCTCGGCGACATTGACAGAATGATAAAAGGAAATATGGAAGATGCATACCAGTTAGCGGCATTCCAGCTGGCGGGTACTGATCTTGATATCATCAATTCTTCTCTCGGTGTAATCGCCCTTTGCTCCGTGTATGTGCTCAAGCAAGGTGGTAGCGTGCTGGAACTGACTCGTTTCCTGGAGACCTTGAATGGGGAATCTGCGGGCAACAGGCATCGTGCTGAAGGTCTTTTCCGTGTCGCTCAGAATTTGCCGTTTATGAAGAAATGA
- a CDS encoding Spy/CpxP family protein refolding chaperone yields MNGNKLFAASIAILALALGFFLGNLHINGGCCCQQTEMSCCKKGGGMPCEHSAMHAPGAPCDCVKGEPCSCEKNGQPCHCPNCAKHGHKGPHGDIDKGHGPKFKGGMDPAAMDSLLQVTPEQKAAIEASRAKGDSIFRELRKQKHEAEKALGAALESRDEASIEAAKAKVLEADKALLEHRINGMAALGKILTAEQLEKFNAFHKEQMKNFRERMKNGPHHGPHGGHEHGNPPPPPPAN; encoded by the coding sequence ATGAACGGAAACAAACTCTTCGCGGCAAGCATTGCAATACTTGCCCTCGCCCTGGGATTTTTCCTGGGCAACCTCCACATTAACGGCGGCTGCTGTTGCCAGCAGACAGAAATGTCTTGCTGCAAAAAAGGCGGCGGCATGCCCTGCGAGCACAGCGCCATGCATGCTCCGGGCGCTCCCTGCGATTGCGTAAAGGGAGAACCCTGCTCTTGCGAAAAAAACGGACAGCCCTGCCATTGCCCGAACTGCGCCAAGCACGGTCACAAGGGCCCGCATGGCGACATCGACAAAGGCCATGGTCCCAAATTCAAGGGGGGCATGGACCCCGCTGCCATGGATTCCTTGCTGCAGGTAACGCCGGAACAGAAGGCCGCTATTGAAGCTAGCCGCGCTAAAGGAGATTCCATTTTCAGGGAACTCCGCAAGCAAAAGCACGAAGCCGAAAAGGCCCTGGGTGCCGCTCTTGAAAGCAGAGATGAAGCAAGTATCGAAGCCGCCAAGGCAAAGGTGCTTGAAGCAGACAAGGCTTTGCTTGAACACCGCATTAACGGAATGGCAGCTCTCGGCAAGATCTTGACCGCCGAACAGCTTGAAAAGTTCAACGCATTCCACAAGGAACAGATGAAGAACTTTAGGGAGCGCATGAAGAACGGACCGCACCACGGCCCCCATGGCGGTCATGAACACGGCAACCCGCCTCCTCCGCCTCCGGCTAACTAA